CTTGAACATGCAAAAGCACCCCCGGCCGTCTATCAGCCAGAGATGCTTAACAAGGGAATGTTAATGAGAGAGTATGAGGGGATACTCTTACATTAGATTAGAAATCAGAGGTTGCCACTTCGATTGTGCCGAAGACTGCACCGGCAGCTGTGCTGAGAAGTCCAGCGACAAGCAGTGCATGAACAGATAGAGTGAGACTGTTAAATGCAGGGATAAGATAAGTGACCACAGGCGCATTTACCCGGTAAATAACAAGATCCACGGGGAACCCGGAATTGTTGTTTACCGTCACTGCCGCGTTGATGCCACCTGCCAGATTTTCATAGTAAGATTTACCTACAGAAGCTGGCAGGTTGAAGAATTGTTGCGGTAACAAGATAGCCATTGTAATGACCTCCTTTTCCTTGTGATAGGATAGTATATTCGGCAAAACTATGATTGCTGTAACGTATGTCATGGGAGATTCACACATTTCAATAGGATGCCGGCAGGTTCATAGACAACCCGAATCTATGGTACACTGGATCTAATCTAGTGACAGGTAAGGGGAAATGACAACAATGAAGCTGGTGTCCTGGAATGTTAACGGTCTGAGGGCTTGCGTGAATAAAGGGTTTAATGAGTATTTCCGGGAGGTTGACGCAGATATCTTCTGTGTACAGGAGACGAAGCTCCAGGAGGGGCAGATTGTTCTGGACCACGGGGAGGAATATGCTCAGTACTGGAATTATGCGCTCAAAAAAGGATATTCGGGTACGGCTGTATTTACCAGAATCAAGCCGCTATCCGTACGATATGGACTGGAGCAGGAGACGGAGGATGAGGGGCGGATTATCACTCTGGAATTCCCGGATTTCTATCTGGTGAATGTGTATACGCCGAATGCCAAGCGCGATCTGACGAGGCTGGATTACCGGATGGAGTGGGAGGACCGGTTCCGCGCCTACTTGCTGAAGCTGGATGAGCATAAGCCGGTTGTCGTATGCGGGGACCTGAATGTGGCGCATCAGGAGATTGACCTGAAGAATGCAAGATCGAACCGGGGAAATTCAGGCTTCACAGAGGAAGAACGCGGCAAAATGACCACGCTGCTCGCAGCCGGCTTCGTGGATACCTTCAGATGGTTCTATCCTGAGCTGGAGGGTGCCTACAGCTGGTGGTCTTATATGCCTAAGGTCAGAGAGAAGAACGTGGGCTGGCGGATCGATTATTTTCTCGCTTCAGAGCGCTTGACCCCGCGTCTGCTGGACGCCGGAATTGAATGCAATGTCCTTGGCAGCGATCACTGTCCGGTGGTCCTTCATCTGGCGGATACGGCGGAAGCATAGACAGAGTGTATATCTATGATATAAAAGAGGCTGTATCCCGGAGTTTGGGATACGGCCTCTTGTAGTTGTGTCAGCGGCTGAGCGGCGGCTTGCCAGGTTATTGTGACGCGCTGCCTGGCTCCAGCACCGGCGGTCGCCTGTGCTTCGTGGCTTGTTCGTAACTATACGCAATCCCTAGCAGCATAGCTTCACTATGGGCTGAGGCACAGAAGGTGATACCCTGCGGTCCCTTGGTAAGATAGCCGCCTGGTGCAACAACACCCGAGCAGGTGTAGCCGGCAGGAACTGTAATCAGCGGATAACCCGCTCTTGCTGCTACTTCACATCCGTGATCTCCGGGGAACAGGAGCGCATCCAGACCGTAATGCTCCAGGGCATAATCGATTCCCTGCTTACCGGCCAGTGAACGGGAAGACTGCAGCTGCTCGAGGTATTCCTGCTCTGTAATTTCATCTCCGGAGGTGTTTAGCCATTCCAGTGTTCCTTGGCCATATTTCAGCGCCTGTTCGCCATGCTGCTGGTTGAAAACTATCAGCTCTTGCAGAGAATGCACAGGAGCCGATTCCGGCAGGCTTCCCAGATAGCGGTTCAATCCTGGCTTGAATTCATATTGCAGAATCGTAGTCTTCCATTCAGTATCCTGACAGGGAAGCTCGACAGGGTCAATGATTTCTGCCCCCAGCTCTCTCAGGACCTCTATGGCAGATTCCATCATATCTAATGCTTCATTATCCAAATTACGATAATAGAATCGCGGAATTCCGATCCGCTTGGCTGCCAGTGCATGAAGCTCCAGACCTGCCGAATAATCCAGTACAGCTGAGGAAGAGTCAGCACTCCCGGCTAATACATTAAGCAGGAGTGCAGCGTCCTTGACCGTTCTGGCCATCGGACCGGCGCTGTCCTGGCTGGCGATTCCCGGTATAATCCCCTTGTTGCTGACCAGTCCCCAGGTAGGCTTAAGGCCGACCAGGGAGTTATGGGCTGCCGGGCTGATGATGGAGCCGGAGGTCTCCGTGCCCACGGCGATGGTGACAAGGTTAGCGGCAACCGCCGCCGCACTTCCCGAGCTGGAGCCGCCAATGAACAGCTCCCCCGGGCCGTAAGGGCTCAGTACAAGACCACCGCGCGAGCTGTATCCGGCCCACATCGCCGATGACATGAAGTTGGCCCATTCGGTCATATTGGCTTTGCCCAGAATCACTGCTCCGGCTGTCCTTAGCTGTGTGATAAGCTCAGCGTCTTCTGCTGCTATGCAATCGGCAAGCGCAAAGGCTCCTGCACTGGTGTGCAGCTTATCTGCTGTTCCGATGTTATCTTTGACAAGTACAGGAATTCCGTGCAGCGGTCCCCGGCTGCCCTGATCCCTTCGTTCCTGATCGAGCTTTGCGGCAATCGCAAGAGCCTCTGGATTCACCTCCAGTACGGAGCGGAGCAGACCGTCCAACCGGTTGATCCGTTTCAAATACCAGTCTACCAGTACCTCGGAGGTTAAGCTCCCTTGTGCCATTTGCTCCTGAATGCTGGTGATGTCTGCTTCTATTAACCACTCTTGCTCATCTGGAGCAGGGGGTATACGGGTGAAGTCGTTATTGTTCATAAGGGTGTTGTGCCTCTATTCATTGTTTACTGTATTATCTTGGGTCTCGCTTGCCGCTGCCTGATGCCGCTTCGGCCAGCTGATTACATTGCGGGTTCTGCTAAGCTCCTCGTAGATGAGTGGACGGTCGCGCTTAATCAACCGCTGTACCAGATGAATGAAGAATGCCAAATCTGCCAATAGGATGACCATTTTCGCAACAGCAGTCAGGGCTGTGCCGATGGAGACGAAGAAGGAGGAGTCTGGCATCAGGGAGTTCATTCCGCCTAAGACACCGTAGAGTAATCCGTATCGTGACCATACCCGCCAGGGTCTGGCCGGGCCGCCGTCTTCACTCCTTAGCCGGATACGTACAACCCATTTGCCGAAGGTGCGTCCGCCTGTGAACAGAGGAATGCTCAGGAAATAGACCATACTAACTGCCCACAGCGAAATACGCAGTGAGAGCAGATTGAGGAGAATGGTCACCGCGAGCAGCAGGATGGAATCCAGCAGGAAAGCAAGGGCGCGGCGGGTGTAAGTTACTTTTTTGGCAGAAAGGTCCTCTTGGCTGTCAAGCTTCTCAATCCTCGGCAGCAGGCCGGAGATCCATAGGGAGAGCTTGAATCCGATCATGCCGCCCAGCGTATTCGTGATCATGTCATCGACATCGAAGATCCGGTAGGGATGGTCGAAGAACCCGTAAATGCCGGTAATCTGGGTGATTTCGAACAACAGCGACAGCGCAAAGGACAGGATAATGCACACCACCCAGCGCGTGCGGAAGTAGTAGCCCAGGAACATACCGAAGGGCACCGTCAGCACCACATTGAAAGCGGCCAGCAGAAAATCCGTCTCCCCCAGCACCTTCAGGTAGCTTGACGGGTCACTGCGCGTAAGCTGCGTGTTATGCATAATATCCTGGATGAATTGCAGCGGTACGAACTGGAGCATGCTCCCGGAGGGGGCTGCATTATGCCTGGAATCAGGTAAGGGCAGCAGGACCAGGAAGAACGCGTTAAGCAGGTACAGCAGCAGCAGATACAGCACTAAGGCCCGGATTTTATTGATATAGCCGTGCCGGCGGTATTGCACAATCAGCAGCGGCAGGGTGAAGAACAGTGCCGCAACCGGAAAAGCCATGAATGCATAGGAAATCGGAAATAGATAAGTCTGAAACATGGGTTCACCTGCTGTCCGTTTTTTGTCATAACGACTTCATTATAGAGTTAAACATAACCTGTCTCAACAGAATTAATCATTCTAACCGTTCTTTCCTGCATAGACATGTTAGGAGAGGAGCGTGAGCACTGTATGGAAAAGAAGGTTCAACAGTATTACAAGCTCAAGGCGAAGCAGAAGGAGCTGGAAAAGGAGCTGGCCGGACTCCGGCAGGAGATCCTTGCCCATATCAATGAAGCGGGGCAGACTGAAGCGGTGTTCGGCAGCTACAAGGTCAAGCTGGTCACTCAGAACCGTAAGGAATATGATGACGACAAGCTCTATCAGACCTTATCCGACCCTGAGCTGTGGAGGCTGCTCTCCCGGGCAGACCCGGCCAAGGTGGCGAGCCTGACGAAGCTGAAAGTGATCGCAGAGGAGAAAATTGCCCATACTTACGATGTGAAGACCATTCAGCTGTTGCAGGTGGATAAGCAGTAGAGCAGCGTTGCCGGAAGCTTAAGCGTTACATCATGCTCAGCTTCCGGTTGTACATAGAACTTAGAGTACGTGCCATCTTCCCGGTCTTCCGCTATAATTATACAGAGAAAGAGAAGAAATGGAGGAAGAGAAGAAATGAAGGATTTTGAGCAGATGCTGGAGAAATACGCAGAGCTGGTAGTGAAGGTCGGTGTGAATGTGCAGCCGGGACAAGTGCTGATGGTTCACGCCCCGCTGGAGACAGCGGAGCTTACCCGGCTGATTGTAGGCAAGGCCTATGACGCAGGCGCGAAATACGTGCTTGTGGACTGGGACGATGAAGCGGTCACACGCATCCGTTACGAGAAGGCTCCTGAGGAATCATTCGGGTATTATCCGCAGTGGCATGCTGATATGCTGGAGGGATTCGCTGAAGAAGGCGGGGCTATATTACATATAAAGGTGCCGGACCCGGAATTGTTCCGCGGGATCGATTCGGCCAAGGTATCCACTGCCGTTAAGGCGGCTGCGGTTGCGCGCAAGAAATACCAGGCCTATACCCGCAACAGCAGAATCAGCTGGTCGCTGATCAAGGCACCGACACGTGCCTGGGCGGACAAGGTGTTCGCCGATCTGCCGGAGGAAGAACGGATTGATGCGATGTGGGAAGCGGTGTTCCAGATGAACCGTGTGAACAGCGAAGACCCGGTGGCCGCCTGGCGCAGTCACATTGGCGAGCTGAAGCAGAGCCAGGACCGCATGAACGCCAAGCGCTACAAAAGCTTGCACTACCGCGCTCCGGGCACGGATCTGCGTGTCGAGCTGCCGGAAGGCCATTTATGGCGGGGCGGCGGCGGGGAGAACGCACGCGGTGTCTATTTTGTAGCGAATATGCCTACAGAAGAGATCTACACGATGCCCCACCGCACCGGCGTGAATGGCACCGTCAAGAGTACGCTTCCGCTGAACCTGAACGGGCGGCTCGTCGACGGAATTACCGTTACCTTTACAGATGGCAAGGTTACAGCTTATGATGCTGAATCCGGCCGTGAGCACCTGACCTCCCTGCTGGATACGGATGAAGGCGCCTCCTACCTCGGAGAAGTGGCACTTGTGCCGTATGATTCGCCAATCTCCAGGCTGAACAGAGTGTTCTACAACACCGGAATTGACGAGAATGCCTCCTGCCATTTCGCGCTGGGCAGTGCCTATCCGGTGAATATTGAAGGTGGTACCTCCATGACCAGCGAGGAACTGATATCCAGAGGGGCTAACGTCAGCCTCACACATGTTGATTTCATGGTAGGCTCCGATGCGCTTGATATTGACGGAGAACTGGCTGACGGCACGATTGAGCCGGTGTTCCGTAAGGGGAATTGGGTGCTCTAGGTGTGACCTATATAAGACGCACTTAAGATTTAAACTTGAAGCTTCATCGTCACTGCGGTGAACATTTGGACTTCCGGCCGCTGCCCATCCCCAGATTTCTTGATTTTGAACCGCTGTTCGCGGGTGAAATCCGGTGACAAAGGCGGACGCTATCGCTCCTACAGTTCCAAATTTCCCCTCCGCTTCTTTTGCTTTTTGTTTATTTCTTTAGTGCTTTTTATATAGTTAGAAGTTAAATAATCTACAGAACTAAGTCATCCTATCGATGAATAGGATTACCTTCGCACCAGCACAATGTATACTGTTTTTCACATACATTCGGGCCATATGCCTGCTTGCGAACACAATGTATACTGTTTTCCGCATACATTCGGGCCGAGTGCCTGCTTGGGAGCACAACGTATGCTGTTTTTCACATACATTTGGTCCAACACACCTTCTCCGCAGCAGCAGGAAACTATAGTTTCCTAGTATAACAAGACAGGCCGCAACATTCCCGGCAGCGGGGGTTGCGGCTTTTCTGTTGAAATATAAGAATTTCATGGAAGTTATAAAATAATTGCCGCAGACTAAAACTGTTTGCATAACCTCTCCGTCTAATTCATGTAAACGTGATGGAGAGGAGAGGGAGAGATGACGATGTCCGGGGCAGAGATGAAGCGGGTCACTGCCGCTGTGCCGCTTGAGGAGACGGATTGGGCCAAAGCGGTGATGGAGCATAGCGACCAGCTATACCATATTGCTTACAGTTATCTGGGCAACCGCAATGACGCACTGGAAGCGCTCCAGGAGACCACCTGCCGGGCTTGGATAAAGCGGCGAACCCTGAAGGACCCGAGCGCGTTCAAAACCTGGCTGATCCGAATATTGATCTATGTCTGTATAGATGAGCAGCGGAGAAGAAAGAAGGCGGTCCCTACGGCTGCAGAGAATATGCAGCAGGGGGTCATGCAGAATAGTACGGATGCCATGGAAATGCAATGGGCGCTCTCGCAGGTGAAGGTGAAATACCGCCATGTGCTGCTGCTCAAATATTATAATGATCTGACCCTGGCCGAGATCGCAGTCCTGCTGGGCAAGCCGGAAGGGACCGTCAAAACCTGGCAGCACAAGGGCCTGAAGCAGCTTAGGGAAATTATGAAGAACCGGGGTGAATGGAATGGACAATAGCAGAGAAGAACAGGCGATGCTGTCCGATGCGATACGTATCCGTGAGGAGGTACGGGTGGATTGCGGGGGCAGTGAGGTCAGAGGGGCGGTTCAGGCGGGAATCGAGCGCGGACGCCGGAAAAGCTGGCAAGGCAGACTCACCAAAGGTTCCTTCCTCGGATTAGCCGCAGCCGCGGTTGCTGCAATAATTCTGTTCCTCATTCCGGTCATTCATGATGCTGCACCTCGTGCTGCCGAACCTGCCGGAGAAGTGAATTGGGGCGGGCTGGAAATGTTCAAGAGGCTATATGAATTCGATTTAGAAGCGCCTACACTGGATACGGCGATCCGGCACGGCTACATTCAGGAAATTAATCAAAGCGCAGCCAGCGGGAATTACCGGATTACCTTGAATGCGGTAACGGCGGATGAGAACAAAATCATCTTTTTGTATACAGCTAATGTCGCGGAAGGACAGGAGATCTATGGAATTAGCAGTGCGAGAATCAAGAATCTGGCAACCGGATACGATCTGGAGAGCGGCGGTCAGATTGGCGCTAATGCTGAGACTAACGGTTACGACGATTATCGCATTTTCTATGGCCGGGGCGTCATCTATCTGGACCGCAGCAAGCCATTCCCGGAGCAGGTTGAAGCCAATTTCCTGATTGCCTCGATGAATGAAGGAAAAATGAAAGATCTGGGGAAGAGCAAGGGTGTGAATTTAGCCGATGTGCATTATTCCCCGAGACTCAAGATCAGCTTCAAGCTGGACCCGAAATTCAAACAGCAGCAGACGGTGATTGTCCAGCCGGAGGAGGATTTCATGCTGGAGGGCATTCAAGTGACACTGGAGCAGGTTGAGCTCTCCCCCCTGATGATCCGTACTGTATTCAAAATTAAGAACGAGTCTGAGGTTACATGGCAGAACCGGCAAAAGATATTTGGCGTGGCATACGGGGAAAAAATTCAATCGATAACGAAGCATGGGACCACCGAGATCGGGTCATCGCTGGGCTCTGGCACCCATGAAGGCTTTGTACAGAATTTCGGCAGCAATCTGCTGGATAAGCCGGAATCGATGAATATGATGATGAAGACAGGTACAGGCAAGAATACCGGGGAGATTAAATTGCCCATTCTGCCGTGATCCTTATCTATTCACATCTCAAAAAAAGCCGAAACTTCCGATATCGGAAATTCCGGCTTTTTCGCTCTGTATATTACTTCGCAGAGACCAGTTCTAAATAGCTAACCGGGCCAGTGGACAGCTTGGTTTTGGTTTTGCCGTCATTGCTGTACCGGTACAGGCAGTCGTTATCCAGACCGTTGATATAATACAAACCGGGAATATCGTCTGTAATTACAGAGTAATCGGATTCTACACCAGCCATTTTGGTCAGGGTCGAATTGGCATTCAGGACGTAAGCATCCGTCTTGGTGAACAATACGGTGGTGAGCGTCGTTCCGTTCTTAACCGTTCTGACATCTTGAACATTCGTCAGTGGAAGAGGCTTGGAGGAGGTGACTTTGCCGTTAGCAAGCGTGCTAATGTAAGCTTTGCCTTTGGAATCTGCATATACCAGCTTATTCGCAGCAATCTCGCTGATGCTGGTCACACTGTTCTGGCTGAGCTGCAGGATCTTCCCGTTCTTATCCATCAGGAAGCCTTTGCCGGTGTTATAGTCCAGCTCATCGCCGGTGGCGTCCACTTTAATGCCTTTATTGAACAGAAAATAATGGTCGGACCAACTGCCGGCAGTAGCAGCATTGGATTCAAGCGGATTTTTGGCATTGGCTGCTTTGGGAGCTCCACCGCTTAGAGGCAGGGTGTAGAGCACCATGGAGTTCAGAGAATACTCGGTTTCGGCAGGTTTATTGTCAATCATAAGGTTAATACTTGTAGCGTAGGGATGATAAAATTTGCTCTTCTGAATTGCTCCGCCGGCTATCCACTGAATGACTCCACTCCCGTCGCGGGACCTCGAAGCAACCCACGTAGTGTTATTCTTCAGCGCATTATAGTAGATCCGCCCGCCTGAGACGTCGAAGGCCCGGAAATTCACATCGGCATTGTCTGCGATAAGGGTAAGCTGTGAATCATCGTCAGCGTCGGCCAAGGTGCGGTAGATGTGTCCTGTATCATCCAGGAAGTACAGATAGGGACCCTCGAACAGGTAAAAGAGGATATTCCGGTCCCCGAGGAAGCTGGTAATTAAAGCATCGGGATCGCTCAGAGACAGCCGCTGAATTCCCATACCGTCATCATAATAAAAATAAAGATATTTGCCGGTCGAGTCTAATCCGTTGCCGTCAAAATTCTCTGCGATCTTCTGTGTCTCACTTCCATCTGTCGTTACACGGTATAGAACATCATTAGAGACATAGTACACATAGGGTTTCGCAGAAGCTGCTGCTGCTGCCGTGTGTGACTGTCTGCCGCCCCCAACTGTACCGAGTGTTGCCAGTAGCAGTACGAGCAGAAGGACACCTGTTTTTCTGGATAGCAATTCTAAAGCCTTCATAGTAATTCTCCCCTTCAGCCAATGTGGTGAACATACGAGCAAATCCTGTTCTAATAAGATATCGGAGAAATTCACGGTTTCAAATATACTGCTTAAGCCCTAAAGAGCTTGCATGAAAGAGAAAATGAACCGTTGCGCTGGACTCATGGTCCAGTAGCATCAATGGGATAAGCAATAGATCAGAATGGCCTGCTGAAGATAGATCAGGCTTTTCTTGAACCCGAATCCGGCAAAATAAGGCGAAGCAATCACCTCTTCACTGACCTCCTCATTGCGGAAGAAGGGAGGACAGGGGTTCAGCAGCGCCCCGGGTCTTGTCTGCTTCATCCGGTCCAGTGTAATCTGATAGGCGCTGATATACTCCGGGGTCAGGAAATCCTTGGGCAATGAATCGGTAAGAATCACATCGCTCTCCGGTAACACGCTGTCCAGGCTCGTATGAAAGGTATAGCCCGGGTGATTGCCGCTGGCCATCTCATGACCTGGCGTGCATACATGATGGAAGGATAGATTGAGGGCTTGCGCCGCCTCCAGCCAAGTTCTTGATATATTACCGGGCGGTCCAACGAAGGTGTAGGTCAACTCCCGGTAGTTGTCCCGGAGGGTGCGCAGAGCATACAGGTCAGCCATAATCTCGCAGGGATGATTATGTGCGGTCATCGCATTAATTACAGGAACAGAGGCGTGTGCAGACAGCTCCTCCAGTTTGCAGAGGTCAGGGGTTCTGGCAATGATTCCATCCCCCCAGTTCTCCAGATAGCGGACGATATCGCCGGGCGCTTCTTTCTTGTTGAGTGTTTCCGGCGGAAAGGTAATGCAGGCCCCACCCAGATCGCTGATGCCTTTCTCGAAGCTGACCCGTGTCCGCAGACTGGTCTCCGGGAAGAAGAGAATCATGGTTTTGCCTGCTAGCAACGGTACTGATTTTCGGAGACGAAGCCGGTCAGTTAATTCGAAGATTTCCAGGATCTGCTCTGAAGTGAGCTGGTTGATTTTCAAAAAATGCATAGATGTATCCCCCGGTAGATGAGAAATCAGCAATAAATGCCGGTTGAATAAATATACAATAAACAGGAATAGTATACAACCCATTTTA
This genomic interval from Paenibacillus sp. FSL H8-0332 contains the following:
- a CDS encoding exodeoxyribonuclease III, which translates into the protein MKLVSWNVNGLRACVNKGFNEYFREVDADIFCVQETKLQEGQIVLDHGEEYAQYWNYALKKGYSGTAVFTRIKPLSVRYGLEQETEDEGRIITLEFPDFYLVNVYTPNAKRDLTRLDYRMEWEDRFRAYLLKLDEHKPVVVCGDLNVAHQEIDLKNARSNRGNSGFTEEERGKMTTLLAAGFVDTFRWFYPELEGAYSWWSYMPKVREKNVGWRIDYFLASERLTPRLLDAGIECNVLGSDHCPVVLHLADTAEA
- a CDS encoding amidase family protein, with amino-acid sequence MNNNDFTRIPPAPDEQEWLIEADITSIQEQMAQGSLTSEVLVDWYLKRINRLDGLLRSVLEVNPEALAIAAKLDQERRDQGSRGPLHGIPVLVKDNIGTADKLHTSAGAFALADCIAAEDAELITQLRTAGAVILGKANMTEWANFMSSAMWAGYSSRGGLVLSPYGPGELFIGGSSSGSAAAVAANLVTIAVGTETSGSIISPAAHNSLVGLKPTWGLVSNKGIIPGIASQDSAGPMARTVKDAALLLNVLAGSADSSSAVLDYSAGLELHALAAKRIGIPRFYYRNLDNEALDMMESAIEVLRELGAEIIDPVELPCQDTEWKTTILQYEFKPGLNRYLGSLPESAPVHSLQELIVFNQQHGEQALKYGQGTLEWLNTSGDEITEQEYLEQLQSSRSLAGKQGIDYALEHYGLDALLFPGDHGCEVAARAGYPLITVPAGYTCSGVVAPGGYLTKGPQGITFCASAHSEAMLLGIAYSYEQATKHRRPPVLEPGSASQ
- a CDS encoding VanZ family protein, which translates into the protein MAFPVAALFFTLPLLIVQYRRHGYINKIRALVLYLLLLYLLNAFFLVLLPLPDSRHNAAPSGSMLQFVPLQFIQDIMHNTQLTRSDPSSYLKVLGETDFLLAAFNVVLTVPFGMFLGYYFRTRWVVCIILSFALSLLFEITQITGIYGFFDHPYRIFDVDDMITNTLGGMIGFKLSLWISGLLPRIEKLDSQEDLSAKKVTYTRRALAFLLDSILLLAVTILLNLLSLRISLWAVSMVYFLSIPLFTGGRTFGKWVVRIRLRSEDGGPARPWRVWSRYGLLYGVLGGMNSLMPDSSFFVSIGTALTAVAKMVILLADLAFFIHLVQRLIKRDRPLIYEELSRTRNVISWPKRHQAAASETQDNTVNNE
- a CDS encoding aminopeptidase; translation: MKDFEQMLEKYAELVVKVGVNVQPGQVLMVHAPLETAELTRLIVGKAYDAGAKYVLVDWDDEAVTRIRYEKAPEESFGYYPQWHADMLEGFAEEGGAILHIKVPDPELFRGIDSAKVSTAVKAAAVARKKYQAYTRNSRISWSLIKAPTRAWADKVFADLPEEERIDAMWEAVFQMNRVNSEDPVAAWRSHIGELKQSQDRMNAKRYKSLHYRAPGTDLRVELPEGHLWRGGGGENARGVYFVANMPTEEIYTMPHRTGVNGTVKSTLPLNLNGRLVDGITVTFTDGKVTAYDAESGREHLTSLLDTDEGASYLGEVALVPYDSPISRLNRVFYNTGIDENASCHFALGSAYPVNIEGGTSMTSEELISRGANVSLTHVDFMVGSDALDIDGELADGTIEPVFRKGNWVL
- a CDS encoding sigma-70 family RNA polymerase sigma factor, which gives rise to MTMSGAEMKRVTAAVPLEETDWAKAVMEHSDQLYHIAYSYLGNRNDALEALQETTCRAWIKRRTLKDPSAFKTWLIRILIYVCIDEQRRRKKAVPTAAENMQQGVMQNSTDAMEMQWALSQVKVKYRHVLLLKYYNDLTLAEIAVLLGKPEGTVKTWQHKGLKQLREIMKNRGEWNGQ
- a CDS encoding DUF4179 domain-containing protein gives rise to the protein MDNSREEQAMLSDAIRIREEVRVDCGGSEVRGAVQAGIERGRRKSWQGRLTKGSFLGLAAAAVAAIILFLIPVIHDAAPRAAEPAGEVNWGGLEMFKRLYEFDLEAPTLDTAIRHGYIQEINQSAASGNYRITLNAVTADENKIIFLYTANVAEGQEIYGISSARIKNLATGYDLESGGQIGANAETNGYDDYRIFYGRGVIYLDRSKPFPEQVEANFLIASMNEGKMKDLGKSKGVNLADVHYSPRLKISFKLDPKFKQQQTVIVQPEEDFMLEGIQVTLEQVELSPLMIRTVFKIKNESEVTWQNRQKIFGVAYGEKIQSITKHGTTEIGSSLGSGTHEGFVQNFGSNLLDKPESMNMMMKTGTGKNTGEIKLPILP
- a CDS encoding DUF5050 domain-containing protein — its product is MKALELLSRKTGVLLLVLLLATLGTVGGGRQSHTAAAAASAKPYVYYVSNDVLYRVTTDGSETQKIAENFDGNGLDSTGKYLYFYYDDGMGIQRLSLSDPDALITSFLGDRNILFYLFEGPYLYFLDDTGHIYRTLADADDDSQLTLIADNADVNFRAFDVSGGRIYYNALKNNTTWVASRSRDGSGVIQWIAGGAIQKSKFYHPYATSINLMIDNKPAETEYSLNSMVLYTLPLSGGAPKAANAKNPLESNAATAGSWSDHYFLFNKGIKVDATGDELDYNTGKGFLMDKNGKILQLSQNSVTSISEIAANKLVYADSKGKAYISTLANGKVTSSKPLPLTNVQDVRTVKNGTTLTTVLFTKTDAYVLNANSTLTKMAGVESDYSVITDDIPGLYYINGLDNDCLYRYSNDGKTKTKLSTGPVSYLELVSAK
- a CDS encoding ornithine carbamoyltransferase, with the protein product MHFLKINQLTSEQILEIFELTDRLRLRKSVPLLAGKTMILFFPETSLRTRVSFEKGISDLGGACITFPPETLNKKEAPGDIVRYLENWGDGIIARTPDLCKLEELSAHASVPVINAMTAHNHPCEIMADLYALRTLRDNYRELTYTFVGPPGNISRTWLEAAQALNLSFHHVCTPGHEMASGNHPGYTFHTSLDSVLPESDVILTDSLPKDFLTPEYISAYQITLDRMKQTRPGALLNPCPPFFRNEEVSEEVIASPYFAGFGFKKSLIYLQQAILIYCLSH